The following DNA comes from Osmerus eperlanus chromosome 5, fOsmEpe2.1, whole genome shotgun sequence.
catctattctagtcatattgccaatgctgtgggagcctacattcatgcaatGTTTATGTAGCTTTCATTGTTTTGCTGTTTCCTATGTTATAagttgcttatgttatgttgatctaaatgtactatattggttctgttaaattgtcttaccactacaaacatctaaacatttagttcataagAGAAGTCAACACATGCACAATGGTaaagccagttgtcataattgtaggccaaATTCACCATATAGcgcttgtacatttgcaatgtgcaggcagttttgacattagtaaacacattaatttatgtaacaaaattaactgatctatactgaaagtatcactttatattgtcgttctATTAGCTAGCCAGTcgctttgaaagcagctgaatatCGGTTGTAAAGCAAATTCGCTTCTAAATAACGAAACATAATTTCCCTATTTTCTTTactaatgctgggtacacacaaaaatatattttttaatcttttaagattttcaaaatgtgagagaACACAAACATGAGGACCAAAAAATCCTAGACTGAACCGttttcccagctaacacatgatgttgcggcaacgttgccagtaagtgctcagttggtaacccgcgacgttaccttctggcaacgtcgtagcaacgttataaagggaatgttgccagttggtcccatggacaacgttgccacgacgtcgtaccttggtcggctggttacgttatttttagacccgtgggcaacgttgccgcgacgtcgtaccttggtcggctggttacgttattttttggtcccatggacaacgttgccgcaacgttgtaccttggtcggctggttaccttatttttagacccgtggacaacgttgccgcgacgtcgtaccttggtcggttgGTTACATTATTTTCTCCtagcaacgtcggaaaatgacgttgctaggaggtcgcggttacagactggcaacgtcggaaaataacgttgccacgacgtcgcggttacggactggcaacgtcacaagattacgttgcggttacgttctggcgtcccacagatgcacggccctgcaacgtcgccaaagacgttgcggcaacgtatgtttggtcatcgagtgacgttgcggcaacgtaagggcaacgtaactgtgttagctggttTGCTCCCCCCACACATCATGATTTCTGATATTAAATATTCAACATAGCTCCGACGTTCTTCCGAGCAGGttcggtcactcttaacacacctcacaccaagggaacatctgataaaataatctgtagaaccatcaagataatcgggacattacctaggattgtcggaagAGGGGAAATCGGCCCGGAAATCGGCCCGATTATCCTGTGGTGTGTCCCCGGCATAAGCTGTttcatttaaccctcgtgctgccttcgggtcacatgacccaaaggttcataacgaaccatcgttgtgtttacccaattttacccaatacaaaaacaaatgaaaataattttcttttaacctttgcaatgtggggggtctgagacagcctagctgttaaaagaaaatgcttcactttgtttttgtatgcggtaaatctgtcgcaatacgacggtgggtcacaatgactgatgggtcagaatgacccgaagataacacaagggttaattgcgAATGCCTTTGTCGCAGTAGGCTATttaggcagttttgacatcagtaaacacattcatttatgtaacaaaatgcATTGATCTCAAAGTGTATCCACTTTAAATTGTCGTTCTGTCAACTATAGTCATCCcttttgaaagcagctgaatatCGTTTCCCTATTTTCCGTACTAGGCTtaggaccaatcagagtgaaggggctTGGACACAAAGAGATTGCTGCCAAACTGGCAGCAATTTTATATACATTTGATGTCGAAATGTTTATCCAAACAACCTCAATCGtactccgttggattataaagaGGACACCTGCAagatatgaactttgcagagtgcccggttctttCTCTGATCGTGGAAAACTAAACACATTCTaatttgcacacacaaacacatatttctGTCATTATTAGAGAGACGTTATGACACAGTCAAAAACATGTTGGCATTGTGTTTCAACTGAAAACCTGTTCTTGTTCTTCACACTGAGTTTCTTTTCTGTCTGGGTACATGATATAAAACAAGTAGACAAGGTTTCAGAATTCCCAACATTGCAcctgtggtgtgcatgtgtatgagtgtgtcctTTTTAACATAGAAACAGTCACAAGTAAATACAATGTAAATATTAATAGAGGCTTTGATGTGTAAATCTAAAAGCACTTAGAGAAAAGGGTTTTAGCAGggcttttttccttttcttttagctttatgaagcacacacacactcaacctttCAGGGCCATAGCAAACAGGGGCTACCCTCAGGACAcaggccagccagtcagcctccTCGCTCAGGCAGTAACAAGCCCTCCAGTATGCTAAGGAGGAACAGCTGCTCTCCGTAGCCCACTGACAGGTGGCAGCTGTCTGTGGGCTCGCTTCTCTGTCCTCATTAGGACACAAGTGCTCTTTTTTTTGGGTCGTTTGGGTCACAGCTGCTGATAATCTCACGTTGCCATGTGCTTCTGCATTCTATCATATAATGTGTCATGACTCACAGTGAGTCACAGGGTACAGACAGTGATCTCACTCCCTGTAGTGACTTTGCCAACGGCTTATTATTTAAATGCATTGGTGTATTCAGCATTATGAAGGGAGGAGGTATACTTTTGGGTGTAATTCTCCCATTGTGATGAAATGGACACCTAGTGTCCTAGGCTGTAGGTGTCCCGTGTGTCCTGCTGTAGGGGACGgttttgtacattttgaaaAAGACAAAGCTGGCTTGAAAATAAATATAATGTGAGATAAATATTTCCTCAGCTAAAAACTTTCAGTAAGTTCTCATGTGTTGTATAAATGAGTGTTAAGCCCATGTATAAGTGTGTTTAAGAACTGACACAAAAGTGTAAACATCTGTCCCAGTCCAGCAAGGAACCTCCTGTTGGAGTGGGGACAGATGGAGAGTGTGTGGCTCACACATTAGACAGTGCTGTCCGTTATCTTCCGAAAATAACGTTTATTCTATGGCCTTATATGTGCAGGGACTCCAGACTGCTTCTAGGGGAGGCATCATGTATCACACAATGCAGACTGCTGTCTCATTGTTGCTGTGTCTCAGCAGGCTGGTTCACTgtcctggggaggaggagggctcttTCACTCCATCAGCTCACCATGCACCTCATTCAGATTAACCATGAGTGCCTACTCtacctcttcaccttcttgGACAAGGACAGTCGCAAGAGTGTATCCCTCACATGCCGCCGGCTCCGAGAGGTGTTCCTAGATCCTCACCTGTGGTCGCTGCTCCACTTTAACTCCCCATGCCAGCTTAAGAGGGACAACTTTGTGCTGGGGCCCTCGCTGcactacctgtctgtgtgttggcaCTCCAGCAGGGTCAAAGTGTGCAACATTGAGGACTGGATGAAGAGCACATTTCAGAAGGACATCTGTAGCAAACATGAAAGTCTGGTTAGCGCATTGTTGGAGCAAGTCTGCCTGACGTGAGTGTTTAAGTACTTTTGgagtgtttacattttacatttagtcatttggcagacgctcttatccagagcgacttacagtaagtacagggacattcccccgaggcaaagtagggtgaagtgccttgcccaaggacacaatgtcatttgacacggccgggaatcgaactggcaacctttagattactagcccaattacctaaccgctcagccacctgactccctgtttaaCTGTTAACTATGATTATTTTAACTTCACATGATATCCTATGTTACCTTTGTTTATGATAATATTCTCTGACTGGTGATAtaggtgtagcggggtttgctcgtttaagattagcaatacttaatttataataaagtatgtagttcttgggggcaccacctcttatttgttaaagggacagaggaaaccttattgaataatagccttcgtaataatcagtctaatcttaagtagtgaattctatgaaagtagagcagatcagataacgtgagggataacgcaagtattataaacaatgatttatttaaggaaatgtaattataatgaacaaataccagagaagttataggttagttgagagGGAGACGAGTTGAATtgtatacagtaggtcctaaactatgatgagggttggtacaagatggtaggttgagagcgcgtggggagggggaagggagagagagagagataggcttcaggagaacaatgggagagtatgttaactaatcctaacgaaagttaggttagatcatttgcaaactaaaatcaaacgtgacaaattaaatcacaatatgccaatgttcacaagtaagaaatgtagcaatatcgcagttactgttgtcagtttgaagaagaagagtcaaagttccatttgtcgttgtcaaacggttagagcaaaggaatctttcgttaaAGTTCCTGGTGGTCCAGTGAgtgtgcaggttgagaggaataggttAGAGAGTGACACGTTCACCTCAGTTTAATCCTATGAACAaacgggggtgattgtacgtttgggggttttatactccaaagaacagggggggtccccgtgaaggtgacctatttcattggtcagttacttcccacctgggcgtcgtcctgagatctgcctaggtgggAAGTGGCTGtggcttttgagttccgttatttcaactgtccatggaatgcttaaacttcagaatataacaatacaacattcataaatgttttttttagtatggtacaatcattttgatatcaagattggctgacttaactatacctgaagggaagttataatcaaacctcaattaaacaacgttcttagtaaatgagaaaaacacacattataacacatcaactactgtcattgaaatagtgtccatgagccatgtagtccttaaGAATATGTtcgtaaatccagaaaagttagttcttccttaaaatcctttgtctccatactgtaagaccattttggtctaccttctgaccccatgctgggccagaagctttgaagctcctgctctgggagaTAAGGGCAAGGGGGGAAATCCCCTTGCTCCTTGtcagggggtaggggaaaggtgtgatggcacGTGGTTTGTCGGTGAATATGCTACATAGAGTATTGAGCATTGTGCAAGATGTGAACACATTCTTGAATATTTTTGTTGGATACACTACTGCAAAGTAATTGAACAGTGTAGTATTTGTAGTAAGACAAGGTCATTTCAGTGTGCTGGATGCAGCTTTCGACTTCAGCTCAGCTCGTGACTCACAGGGGTTGTCTGTCACTCAAACTACAGCACACAGAAACTGCCTGCTCCCTCTTAATAGACCTCTCTCACAACTTCTGTATTTTTGACCGGAAATACGCAATCGTCGTGGTAATCTTCTTCCTCTCCGTAGACTATAATGCTTTAGTAAGGTATTCTATATCCTCTATACTATACATACATTATGTCTAAGTGGATGACGCTAATGATTTGTCATTCTAGTTAACAGTTCAGAAACAGTTAGCTTGATCGCTCTCACTTACCTTGATACTTACGGACAAATTCCTTGTGGAAAAATGTGTACCCtttatttattgttttcttATTGGTGAGGGAGTTTTCCTCCACGAGTCTTGTAACGTCGGCAAATGTAATATTTGGCAAATCCGTTAGCGAAGTTGTGTAGACTCTCTGATACATTTTTTCCTGTGTTGACGCTTGACAGGAAGTCTGCTTCCACAACAATTACGTATCTCCGGTTATTGTGTGAAAGGTTTATACCACTCTGCTTTAGAAAGTCAAATATGTTTACCTTTGAGTCAAAAGAGATTATTCGATCGGAGATtattcgatcggtgtaaaccaagccctgggtgttcttctccgcctttcagaaaatgaaagctcaattgctctgtttgaaaatctcctctttgtgacgtcacaaggaggaaggttacctcccctctctctgctttgcccgcccagagaaaattctggatcagtactaactctccttcgtccagctactaacctcggacaagtaagttaactaacgctatatcattttgtagctttactgtatatggttacctagcttgctacccttagaatgtggctgtaacattagctctgcagctaacagctgagttactgtcgctaatggaaaggtagatagcatcaagtatgtgtgtgaatactcgtggtgggcatagattaattttttaaatctagattaatctcactgtaatcttggcgttaatctagattaaaatggctcatttgaattccgccgaaggcattcagaatatgtgtgctacccaaataatgacaaaAAGTaattgagaacgggtttctcaagccaggtggcgcattagaccagcggctcatctcctgtttccaaaatccatcacaaactgcttgagaaagctgttctactatgataattggtgatgaaaataaattatgttcaataagatgtacttgtgtttattaactgtttattagattagttagcttggctgatagagctgtgctgacgggcttgcctcggttgcactcaaacatcggttttgacgacgactcttcccctgcgctacatcagtgcttggcccggcatcttccgcattagctaagggatgctttgcgtttaggtggtatttgagactggaagaactcctacagtaaactaattccgcatagcacaaggtgcaaacaaccctaGTCTTGtcaaggtttccattgggaagcttcttaaaaatacattttccctgaagcaagccaggcggcttcatagctgcatccatgttagcacgtcacgtgtgatgtgataatttcatacacaaggcattcacacaggttcgaagactcgttctcccccctacagtgcaattcggctaggtatacatccgcgctaaaatatcaaggtgaaagtcatcatagcttgcgtagtatagacccagctcccaacccaactttgagaatagattaacatcgatattttttttatcgcccgataagaATCTTGCGttaacgcagcgcgttaacgccgataacggcccaccactagtgaatacacatgctgtaacgtgagtgttgtacacttctttgttatttggataaccgttctgctgttggtgttggcGCGTgcaatatccgcctttcccctcattgaaatgactgagtgtgtacctctgcaaaccagggttatcagatggcAATGggaaaattcgaggcatcttacagcaacggggctacagccattgcgatacatccattgtaaacctaacgctgcgttcacactgcagcgttttttaacgctctgcatcgcttgccttcccacagtacaccacgcgcgggggcgtgttagacaagttaatacagagttgtagttctctaaggtcactgttgtagtcatggccaagcgtgcagatttgggttcatgtactcacaatatcgatcaaaataccacttttacacaacatttatgtaagtgcaagattttactagtgcaagattacagtagaatacatgttacgccaccggtcactcaaccagtcgtttgtaggctgggctagcgagctagcagtggcacagaacagtcacgtaatgtgacgagactaaatttaaaagtaggctataaaaacacactaggaacaatgacgacatcggcaaccatgcaccatgcattattagtttaatgtattctttaaattcaggctcgtcacattagtaactttgttctgaacagaactgggtgtgcagacacatacaaaaagtttctcctccatcttgaaattgtcaaacctagaaatgtttaccatgacgaacagttgctacgttacaagaaacaagaaaccaatccgattggccaacgctagcgttttcacgctcctcatttacataaagttgagaaaatacaacttgcaacgctccgctccgctcgccttcccacaatgccctacgcgagcgtcaacgcctggtttcatttcaaatgaattggaagccgacgcgccgcccgctccgctgcagtgtgaacgcagcgttagcgcatggtgccgcccctccgctcctcattagcatttaaagctacagacaccaaaacagcgcgttctgaggaaagctccttgtgggactgctagtagtggctgtaattctgaacCAAGGTTGAATTTCgggagacttctgatacagtattaggggaccactaaggcctatataaaagcatccaaaaacagcatgtcatgtctcctttaagtAGCATCACAAATGTgagaacattaaaaaaaaatccacagaCAGAACCCCCCTCTTGAACCCCTTCAGGTCTGAAAGCATATAACTAGTCGATCACGAGTGGCTCAACAGGTAGATCTATATAAACTCATCTTGCAGGCATTTGACCGACCGGCTTGACACTTCAGCGTGAGAAATCGGGGGGGtggcgtgtgagcgtgtgaaacCAAtcaaatgcgtgtgtctcacggccaatgcgtgagcCCTGGAAGAGCTTTTTAAAGGagtcattgattgcaaaaccgattttaccttgtcatagttgaataacgacagttcggtgggtaaaatggacatacagtgaacctcaaaataaaattgacacctctttcctatccaaatctcacaacttgaaactgcagctgtaaaacgatcggttttgaaaaagctgaatatgTGACGTCACAAAAGTAGcatcacctttgtcacgccccaacatttacatacaaaccagccctctggtgttctggcccaggatctcagacactagtttagctgcgcgctgctctctGTACTTCCATGGGAATTACAAAGGAGAAAGTTTGGAAGTTTttaaaggatattgaaaatggaccatcgtcaatgcagtgttccaggctgtacagggaatgctgacacttttcagagtcttcctaaggaaccaaacactcgacgtgctgtgatgtttgtctatgagaagatccctgtgcagtttgaccctcaattacacatttgctcgaaccatttcacagaggacagttttgaaaacctggaaCAATGTAAGGCAGGtattgctatgaagctgttgctgaaaaaagGTGCTgctccgaccttatgttcatcacaaccgcaagctgtagtatgattttgtcggtaacagttattagcaatgctaacgtatcctgtatctagcacctgcctttctccagttctttcaaatagataatctagacaggcgttagcaatacgctagactgctattcgttttttgccaattttttcggaagcttcccttctaatgccgactacagctagtctagctagagtcatttgccaagtaaggtatgttgatgtgtttagaaacgtatttagcattctacctatgctagatacaggagacattagcattgctaataggcgactgttagcgacaaaatcatacttaaggccgatttatacttctcgtTTTtatggagacagacacagggaacgccctctccgacgaagaactccctctccgagcccctcggagagctctacgtgcacctcctgattttcctgactattagtgatgtgtcgttcgtgaacgatttgttcattttgaacgaatccttacaaggactcgggagtaacgagtcctctcaaagagtgattcgttcattttctcgtggctgcgcattgggactgttgcataggctcgtccaagtaaacagaaatgattcgttcatttcccgactcggtcttcgggtacgagtctttggatcatttttcacatgacctgcataggctctgtagtggcagctagaggaaacgaacgattcgttcatttcccgactcggtctttctacgagtctttggatcatttttcacgtgacctgcataggctctgtagtggcagctagaggaaacgaacgattcgttcatttcccgactcggtctttctacgagtctttggatcatttttcacgtgacctgcataggctctgtagtggcagCTAGAGGAAACtaacgatttgttcatttcccgactaggtctttctacgagtctttggatcatttttcacgtgacctgcattggCTCTGTAGTGGCAGCTAGAGGAAActaacgattcgttcatttcccgactcggtctttctacgagtctttggatcatttttcacgtgacctgcataggctctgtactggtagctggaggaaacgaacgattcgttcatttcccgactcggtctttctacgagtctttggataatttttcacgtgacccgcattgtattttttagtagaggaaacagtttcctcattccctttcgcgtggccgctgttttagtaagacgtgaatgatattcgctcaagtcatcatactgactggttttgttattttaactttacatttacacttacagtttagtgcagtgtaattgtttgccgtgataattaaatgctagtgtgataataaatgaccaaatcatacaaactgtcatgatacattattttaatgtaatgcaggaatttcttttaaaatagtatctgctggtgcacgtcatgcactaacctacatgagcgactgaacgagattcaaagaaccgaatcagtaaaatgatccgaacttcccatcactactgaCTATGCGTCCGTCCGTCAtattacggataccccttggctgtgattggtctgtattaagaaccgcttgcgtcaggggcagggttgccgtgaccaacaagacggaacagaatcctttgaccgccattgctggaAGTTTACAATtcctatttcagctaaacagtacatgtaaatcagcatctgaattaaaatgtgcagtgggcagtgtagttgctgaaaatgtgcttattttattgatgaaacggcgtACTCcgccgtaacggagtcggagaagtataattcggcctaggaaaactctgaaaagtgtcagcattccctgtacagcctggaacactgcatttaccaccgtagtccattttcaatatgctagagtacacagagcagcgcgcagaaaattttggggcgtgacaaaggtacagaccagaacCAAAAAAGGTGGGTTTTTTCAAAACCGACTGTTTTACAGCtaaattttttaattgtgagatttacataggaaagagctgtcaatggactttgaggttcactgtatgtccattttacccattTTACCCTTTCGGACCTCTCCACTGTTTGTCTTTTTATTCAATACATTTCACATTAAATAGAGTACTTGCGGTGTGTCCGGTATGCTTTTGGGTTCTCCCTTGAAACCTTGACACAGATTCTGTCATCAGTTAACAAAGAAGTAACCGTTTGGCCAAATAACACTGTGTTGTAGAGTGACAATTGGTCATACAAAGTTTTGTGTTGTACATCAAAATTCACTATTTTTCAACTTTCAACTTTATTATCCAAAAAGCAACACAGCAGGCTACCACCATGAATGATTTTATATTTGAAACATGTTCTTCTATCTATAATTGCATTtggtctcgcacacgcagacagGACAACAGCTTCTTttcaagggccatcaggcttttgaatggacattgatatggacattgacTCACTTCATACTGGTCACTTtatacactgtcactttcagctactggtcactttacactgtcactttcagctactggttgcacaatCAGTATTGTTGCACTATTGTCTACTTCACTGTACTTCACTTAGGTTAGAATAGGTTTATAGGTTAGTATAGGCAGGGGCGGTCTTTCCAACAGGCGGTGTAGGCGGTCGCCTAGGGCTTTTTTTTGCGCCCCCTTCTATATCTCCAACCAGGGCCGGGGTGGAtaatcgggagagttcccggtgggccgcttcacttttgggccggtgggccgcttcacttttgggccgatcgaggatttattttttgttgacatttgtcacgttgCTTACATTAGATAGACCTACAGTATCGCTCTAACTGCATTTAGGATCTAACAAGCTATAATTTTatgataaactttatctaaaactagctatatgaaatactactgataacaattgatatgtggtggtagaaatatgaaagaaatcagtattttcatcaattttccagctaacttgcttcggaccccTTAATcggcaattcattgttgctagctctactaactaggctaataagagaagacttactttgtatgccaacgaacacgaataactagaactaatttgacagacta
Coding sequences within:
- the fbxl22 gene encoding F-box and leucine-rich protein 22 — its product is MCRDSRLLLGEASCITQCRLLSHCCCVSAGWFTVLGRRRALSLHQLTMHLIQINHECLLYLFTFLDKDSRKSVSLTCRRLREVFLDPHLWSLLHFNSPCQLKRDNFVLGPSLHYLSVCWHSSRVKVCNIEDWMKSTFQKDICSKHESLVSALLEQVCLTCPNLLSLTLSGCGHITDQDVVALLHSCRRLKSLNLENCVQVTDCVLQAVVAHGASLVDVRVDFCRNVTQTGLQVIRERRPSIKLSAERSAGMIPDSKT